From Halodesulfovibrio aestuarii DSM 17919 = ATCC 29578, the proteins below share one genomic window:
- the mqnC gene encoding cyclic dehypoxanthinyl futalosine synthase — protein MFVHSPFHESDAVVEVSKKVLRGARIDQGEASVLYNEASLHTLAYLANNVRFAKHPERVVTYVADRNINYSNICSCACRFCAFFVAPEKAETDGGYVISREELGQKIEETIALGGTQILMQGGHHPDLTMEFYEDMIRWIKDTYPSIHVHAFSPPEIVFFAENEQLLVKDVIARLRAAGLDSIPGGGAEILVDEVRKRVSPNKCSATRWLAVMEEAHYQGLNTTATMMFGHEEKPEDRIEHLFAVREVQDRTNGFTAFIPWTFQPGNTNISCLPEPSAGYLRVLAMSRIVLDNIDNIQASWVTMGPEIAQLSLSYGANDFGSLMIEENVVAAAGTSFRLTREEIHSIVEAAGFTPKQRTMDYSLVEDKEA, from the coding sequence ATGTTTGTTCATAGTCCATTTCATGAAAGTGACGCCGTAGTCGAAGTTTCTAAAAAGGTGCTTCGTGGTGCCCGTATTGATCAGGGTGAGGCGAGTGTTCTGTATAACGAAGCAAGCTTGCATACTCTTGCATACCTTGCAAACAACGTACGTTTTGCAAAACATCCTGAGCGGGTTGTGACATATGTGGCTGACCGCAATATCAATTATTCCAACATTTGCAGCTGTGCATGTCGCTTCTGTGCATTTTTTGTTGCACCGGAAAAAGCCGAGACTGACGGTGGTTATGTCATCAGTCGTGAAGAACTTGGTCAGAAAATCGAGGAAACCATCGCTCTCGGTGGTACTCAGATTCTTATGCAGGGCGGGCATCATCCTGACCTGACCATGGAATTTTACGAGGATATGATTCGCTGGATTAAAGATACGTATCCTTCTATTCACGTGCACGCGTTCTCTCCGCCGGAGATTGTGTTTTTTGCGGAAAATGAGCAATTGCTCGTGAAAGATGTTATAGCGCGTCTTCGTGCTGCCGGTCTCGATTCTATTCCGGGGGGCGGTGCTGAAATTCTTGTCGATGAAGTTCGTAAACGTGTTTCTCCTAACAAATGCAGCGCAACGCGTTGGCTAGCCGTGATGGAAGAAGCTCACTACCAAGGGTTGAATACAACTGCGACTATGATGTTCGGACATGAAGAAAAGCCGGAAGACCGCATCGAGCATCTGTTTGCAGTACGTGAAGTGCAAGACAGAACCAACGGTTTTACTGCCTTTATCCCTTGGACCTTCCAGCCGGGGAATACCAATATTTCTTGCCTTCCTGAACCTAGTGCCGGTTATCTTCGTGTGCTTGCTATGTCCCGAATTGTTCTCGATAACATCGACAACATTCAGGCATCATGGGTTACAATGGGACCGGAGATTGCACAGCTTTCTCTTTCCTACGGTGCAAATGATTTCGGTTCATTGATGATTGAAGAAAACGTTGTTGCGGCGGCAGGTACTTCTTTCCGTCTTACTCGTGAGGAAATTCATTCCATTGTTGAAGCTGCTGGATTTACTCCAAAGCAGCGTACTATGGACTACTCACTTGTCGAAGATAAGGAAGCTTAG
- the mqnE gene encoding aminofutalosine synthase MqnE: protein MLDAGYYARLGLGSIFEKVMNGERLSIEDGRELFACEDINALGALAHHARTRMHGDSTYYVLNRHVNYTNVCVNACLFCAYQKEKDEQEGAFRLSIDDIITKLDPKDGLPYDEVHIVGGCHPKLPLSFFEEAIARIKATYPETIVKAFTAVEIAHFAKLENISTLEVLERLKAVGLEAMPGGGAEIFAPEVREKICPRKATADEWLRVAREAHTLGITSNCTMLFGHLESIDDRLDHLDRLRKLQDETAGFSCFIPLPFLTENSMLELPEEREGKHTGLDKLRTIAISRLMLDNIPHIKAYWVMLGVKLAQVALHFGADDMDGTIVEEKIGHDAGAQSDQAMTIPQLEEMIVRSGFNPVRRNSFFKPVNAKQEA from the coding sequence ATGTTAGATGCTGGTTACTATGCTCGTCTTGGACTGGGCAGTATATTTGAAAAGGTTATGAACGGTGAGCGCCTGTCCATTGAAGATGGAAGAGAACTGTTTGCCTGTGAAGATATAAATGCCCTTGGCGCCTTGGCGCATCATGCGCGCACTCGCATGCATGGGGATTCCACATATTATGTTCTTAATCGTCACGTAAATTACACAAATGTTTGTGTAAACGCTTGTCTTTTTTGTGCTTACCAGAAAGAAAAAGATGAGCAGGAAGGTGCATTTCGTCTGAGTATAGATGATATTATCACTAAGCTCGATCCTAAAGACGGTCTTCCGTATGATGAAGTGCATATAGTCGGTGGCTGTCATCCAAAGCTGCCACTGAGCTTTTTTGAAGAGGCTATTGCACGCATCAAAGCTACCTACCCAGAGACTATTGTTAAAGCATTTACCGCGGTAGAGATTGCCCATTTTGCTAAGCTTGAAAATATTTCTACTCTGGAAGTACTTGAGCGCCTGAAAGCTGTCGGCCTGGAAGCCATGCCGGGCGGTGGCGCAGAAATTTTTGCACCTGAAGTTCGTGAAAAAATTTGTCCAAGAAAAGCAACAGCTGATGAGTGGCTGAGAGTAGCTCGTGAAGCACATACTCTTGGAATTACCTCAAACTGTACCATGTTGTTCGGACATCTTGAATCAATTGATGATCGTTTGGATCATCTTGATAGATTGCGCAAACTGCAGGATGAAACTGCCGGCTTCTCCTGTTTTATTCCCCTTCCATTCCTCACAGAAAACAGCATGCTTGAATTGCCTGAAGAACGCGAAGGTAAGCATACTGGACTTGATAAGCTCCGTACTATCGCTATTTCCCGTCTCATGCTCGATAATATTCCTCATATTAAAGCATATTGGGTGATGCTCGGCGTCAAGCTTGCTCAGGTTGCGCTGCACTTTGGTGCTGATGATATGGACGGAACTATTGTTGAAGAAAAAATTGGTCACGATGCAGGAGCGCAGTCAGATCAGGCTATGACGATCCCGCAACTCGAAGAGATGATTGTTCGTTCCGGCTTTAATCCGGTACGGCGCAACAGTTTCTTTAAGCCAGTTAATGCTAAGCAGGAGGCGTAG
- a CDS encoding 1,4-dihydroxy-6-naphthoate synthase — MQLELGISPCPNDTWIFYALANKKIDLPFDFTMYMADVEDLNVRARKGDIAVTKLSVASVTDCLDKYILLRTGGALGRGCGPIIVTKQDTCFQSAREADKKIAIPGKLTTANMLLSLNNSLKGERVEMLFDEVMPAVQAGTVDAGVVIHEGRFTYENFGLKKVLDLGQWWENTTNLPLPLGAIAVRRDLGMDVARQLEKAIRASLAYVQQNPEEATAYIKEHAQEMDDNVIKEHIATFVNEFSMELGADGEYAIQLLLEKAFEISGKPMPDLPIFVTD; from the coding sequence ATGCAATTAGAACTCGGCATATCTCCCTGCCCTAACGACACATGGATTTTCTATGCCCTTGCAAATAAGAAGATAGACCTTCCCTTCGATTTCACAATGTACATGGCAGACGTTGAAGATTTAAACGTCCGCGCACGCAAAGGTGATATCGCTGTAACTAAATTATCTGTAGCCTCCGTGACAGATTGCCTCGACAAATACATCCTGCTTCGCACCGGTGGCGCACTCGGCAGAGGCTGCGGTCCAATTATTGTCACCAAGCAGGACACCTGTTTTCAGTCCGCCAGAGAAGCAGACAAGAAAATTGCAATCCCCGGAAAACTCACCACAGCAAACATGCTCCTTTCGCTTAACAATTCACTGAAAGGAGAACGAGTGGAAATGCTTTTCGATGAGGTTATGCCGGCAGTGCAGGCTGGTACCGTAGACGCAGGTGTCGTTATCCATGAAGGACGCTTCACCTACGAAAATTTCGGGCTCAAAAAAGTACTCGACCTAGGTCAATGGTGGGAAAATACAACAAACCTGCCACTCCCACTCGGGGCAATCGCCGTTCGCCGTGATCTCGGAATGGACGTGGCTCGTCAACTGGAAAAAGCTATCCGCGCAAGCCTTGCCTACGTTCAGCAGAACCCGGAAGAAGCCACCGCGTACATTAAAGAACATGCGCAAGAAATGGACGACAACGTCATCAAAGAACACATCGCAACCTTCGTAAACGAATTCTCTATGGAACTCGGTGCAGACGGCGAATACGCAATCCAGCTTCTGCTGGAAAAAGCCTTCGAAATCTCAGGCAAACCAATGCCTGACCTGCCAATCTTTGTGACGGACTAG
- a CDS encoding DMT family transporter — MLQRLKAFFSSPYIVVPIGALIISFSPVLVRLTSVSPDSSAFYRVLFGGITLMIISFIRRERFSVPLRIWGLVVLAGLFFAFDLKCWHRAIGYVGPGLATILGNLQVFATAAFGALLFKEIISKRLIVALPLAVIGLFLLIGLDLHEVSSDILWGLLFGFLTAVSYSCYLICLRQSQFTEKKLPLFANMGIISLITALSVGVSMGATGDSFVIPTVSDWFYLILYGVFCQGIGWAFISKGLPKLPAAIAGLLMLLQPALAFVWDVIFFKRPTGTHGLVGVALVLFAIGMGIYGQQAVARSKE; from the coding sequence GTGCTCCAGCGTTTGAAGGCGTTTTTTTCTTCGCCATATATTGTAGTACCAATCGGTGCCTTAATTATTAGTTTTTCGCCAGTGTTGGTGCGTTTAACCAGCGTGTCTCCTGACAGTTCTGCCTTTTATCGCGTATTGTTTGGTGGCATCACCCTTATGATTATTTCTTTTATCAGGCGCGAACGTTTCTCTGTCCCCCTTCGTATATGGGGGCTGGTGGTACTGGCAGGGCTATTTTTTGCTTTTGATCTTAAATGCTGGCACCGCGCCATCGGTTACGTTGGGCCGGGGCTGGCAACTATTCTGGGTAACCTGCAAGTCTTTGCCACGGCTGCATTTGGTGCACTTCTTTTTAAAGAAATAATATCCAAGCGGCTCATCGTAGCGTTGCCGTTAGCCGTAATCGGTTTATTCCTTCTTATTGGTCTGGACCTGCACGAAGTGTCTTCAGATATTTTATGGGGACTCCTTTTCGGATTTCTCACGGCCGTGTCCTATTCTTGTTATTTGATTTGTTTACGCCAATCGCAGTTTACAGAAAAAAAGCTGCCCTTGTTTGCTAACATGGGCATAATTTCTCTCATAACAGCTCTAAGTGTCGGCGTATCCATGGGGGCAACAGGTGATTCATTCGTTATCCCAACAGTCAGCGATTGGTTTTACCTCATTCTTTATGGCGTATTTTGCCAAGGAATAGGCTGGGCATTTATATCCAAGGGACTTCCGAAGTTGCCGGCTGCCATTGCAGGGCTTCTGATGCTCTTACAGCCTGCTCTTGCTTTCGTATGGGACGTCATATTCTTTAAACGTCCTACAGGTACCCACGGTCTTGTCGGTGTGGCACTTGTCCTTTTTGCCATCGGTATGGGAATATATGGACAGCAGGCTGTTGCTAGGAGCAAAGAGTAA
- a CDS encoding tetratricopeptide repeat-containing diguanylate cyclase: MKTQIDILNSERTQLSRYDLITYEHLLAESIKSIINFSSYSLYFPRKIQSLEAIWDAKEKKLLLPLVMNNKFYGQFVARGVTIRAPKTLVSTLPAVATLALEKIQGVKSSITNAQNGLFTRDYLHHAANREISMIREGFHLSGERRTAGSEEYRATVGVVLLDLSGLRSVETEFGHLFAEELAVQFADSLKSVAPEQAFVCSSGDYEYAILIPAGTSSACRKIAAEAVRTLRSVQKVHSITEHRVGVDIAAGYAAFPQDFEGAQFELKSEEQSRLLLRKSRIGAGVAKRLGESLLIPHVLGFNRLLHEGGTIREVLPVNRVVVDVGGAMGAREGQRFSIWSNNYDSTYANGVPADSLINRHPLYKGELVLMEVREADSIAEIMHMGDPTWAVEPTDTIKLLPEEKGIGVTVEKDKEAEQLDSLTGLYKHRDFIARFTKEREATDSFALALIRLSRIPHVQGGAGEQVLAEATQQCRDILGNDMIGGRYGLNSLICFYPEGKPEFVQILFNELCERLLTNLGIEAAVGIFCYPYLDYRKGDALECCLKALEYAMLLPVPRVGILDSLALNISADKLYSKNDSFGAIEEYKRALLADEDNTMAWNSLGVCYAGLGRPEEARKHFEGALARDEDDVMALYNLGHISQTLGNFKAARKYYDNCLLHDEKHFFSIIRLGQVNEMENDFSTARMFFERARALEENKPLVERNFARLCMKEDNPDKAREHLHQALLYNPQDAVALELMARIYLDGGEDPEIAEVLARQAAALRPDFKGAWLQLARALEACGKKQDAHQALVKAGEL, from the coding sequence ATGAAAACGCAAATAGATATTCTGAATTCAGAGCGGACACAATTAAGCAGATATGATCTCATAACCTATGAGCATCTACTCGCTGAATCGATCAAATCTATTATCAATTTTTCATCGTACAGTTTGTATTTTCCTAGAAAAATACAAAGTCTTGAGGCTATATGGGATGCAAAAGAAAAAAAGCTTTTGCTCCCTCTTGTCATGAATAATAAATTTTACGGGCAATTTGTGGCCAGAGGCGTGACCATTCGCGCGCCAAAGACTCTGGTTTCAACTCTGCCGGCAGTGGCAACACTGGCTCTTGAAAAGATTCAGGGCGTAAAGTCCAGCATAACCAATGCGCAAAACGGATTGTTTACCCGCGACTATCTGCATCATGCAGCTAACCGTGAAATTAGCATGATCCGTGAAGGCTTTCATCTTTCCGGAGAACGGCGTACCGCAGGGAGTGAAGAGTATCGTGCCACCGTCGGTGTCGTGTTGCTTGATCTTTCAGGTCTTCGTTCTGTTGAGACAGAATTTGGTCATCTCTTTGCAGAAGAGTTGGCTGTGCAGTTTGCAGATTCCCTGAAATCTGTCGCGCCGGAGCAGGCTTTTGTGTGCAGCAGTGGTGATTATGAATACGCAATTCTTATACCGGCCGGTACATCGAGCGCGTGCAGAAAAATTGCAGCTGAAGCCGTCCGTACTCTTCGGTCTGTTCAAAAAGTTCATAGCATTACAGAACATCGTGTAGGCGTTGATATAGCTGCAGGGTATGCTGCTTTTCCTCAGGATTTTGAGGGCGCACAGTTTGAACTGAAGAGTGAAGAGCAAAGCCGCTTGTTGCTCCGCAAATCACGTATCGGGGCAGGTGTAGCAAAACGTCTTGGTGAATCTCTTCTTATTCCGCATGTACTTGGCTTTAACCGTTTGTTGCACGAAGGTGGAACTATTCGTGAAGTACTTCCTGTCAACCGTGTAGTGGTTGATGTGGGGGGGGCAATGGGCGCACGCGAAGGGCAGCGTTTTTCAATCTGGTCAAATAATTATGACTCCACGTACGCCAACGGCGTCCCCGCAGATTCTCTCATTAACAGACACCCTCTCTATAAAGGTGAACTTGTGCTCATGGAGGTTCGTGAAGCAGACTCTATTGCAGAGATTATGCATATGGGCGATCCTACATGGGCAGTGGAACCAACCGATACCATCAAGTTGTTGCCGGAAGAAAAAGGCATTGGCGTAACAGTTGAGAAGGATAAAGAGGCTGAACAGCTTGATTCGCTCACAGGGCTTTACAAGCACAGAGATTTTATTGCCCGATTCACTAAAGAACGGGAAGCGACCGATTCTTTCGCGCTTGCGCTTATTCGTCTTTCCCGTATTCCGCACGTGCAAGGTGGTGCAGGGGAACAGGTTTTAGCGGAAGCAACTCAGCAATGCCGTGATATTTTGGGTAATGATATGATTGGCGGCAGATATGGTTTAAACTCCCTTATCTGTTTCTATCCGGAAGGAAAGCCGGAGTTTGTGCAAATCCTTTTTAACGAGCTGTGTGAACGGTTGTTGACAAATTTAGGGATCGAGGCGGCAGTGGGTATTTTCTGTTATCCTTACCTCGATTATCGTAAAGGTGATGCGTTGGAGTGCTGTTTGAAAGCGCTCGAATATGCCATGTTGCTTCCTGTTCCCCGTGTCGGGATTCTTGATTCGCTTGCGCTCAACATCAGTGCAGACAAGCTGTATTCCAAGAATGACTCTTTTGGTGCCATTGAAGAGTATAAGCGTGCGCTGCTTGCAGATGAAGATAATACTATGGCGTGGAACTCTCTTGGAGTGTGTTACGCGGGGTTAGGGCGTCCGGAAGAGGCGCGTAAGCATTTTGAAGGTGCTCTTGCCCGTGATGAAGACGATGTGATGGCTTTGTATAACCTCGGTCATATATCGCAGACTCTCGGTAATTTTAAAGCTGCCCGCAAATACTATGACAACTGCCTTTTGCATGATGAGAAGCATTTTTTCTCTATTATCCGCCTTGGACAGGTGAATGAAATGGAGAACGATTTTTCCACAGCGCGTATGTTCTTTGAACGTGCCCGTGCCTTGGAAGAAAATAAACCTCTTGTGGAGCGTAACTTTGCCCGCTTATGCATGAAGGAAGACAATCCGGATAAAGCTCGTGAACATCTTCATCAGGCGTTACTCTATAATCCACAGGATGCGGTTGCACTGGAGTTAATGGCGCGAATTTATCTGGATGGGGGAGAGGATCCTGAAATTGCAGAGGTGCTTGCCAGACAGGCAGCAGCATTGCGACCGGATTTTAAAGGAGCATGGCTCCAGCTTGCCCGTGCGTTAGAAGCATGCGGCAAAAAACAGGATGCGCATCAGGCGCTTGTGAAGGCAGGAGAATTGTAG
- a CDS encoding nitroreductase family protein, translating to MSNPVLTALRERRSIRKYTDREVSREEITAMLEAGRWAPSGKNNQPFRFIAIRRNDPRIDGLADCTIYSHIVHNAALMIGVFLDKSSLYHELKDHQSAGACVQNIMLAAHSLGLGSVWLGQMMNNAEQVLDVLSLDSDKYEFITFIAIGEPAQEGTASRKPLKDIMLEQF from the coding sequence ATGTCCAATCCTGTTCTTACAGCATTACGAGAACGTCGCAGCATACGCAAGTATACGGATCGTGAAGTTAGCCGTGAAGAGATTACTGCCATGCTGGAAGCCGGTCGATGGGCTCCCAGCGGCAAAAACAATCAACCTTTCCGTTTTATTGCTATCCGCCGGAATGATCCACGAATTGACGGATTAGCAGATTGCACGATCTACTCACATATCGTACATAATGCTGCTCTGATGATTGGCGTTTTTCTCGACAAAAGCAGCCTGTACCATGAACTAAAAGATCATCAGTCTGCTGGCGCTTGTGTCCAGAATATCATGCTTGCAGCACATTCCCTTGGTCTTGGCTCTGTATGGTTAGGACAAATGATGAATAATGCCGAACAGGTTCTTGATGTTCTCTCTCTCGATTCTGACAAATATGAATTCATAACTTTTATTGCCATCGGCGAACCTGCGCAGGAGGGAACTGCCTCACGCAAACCGCTGAAAGATATTATGCTGGAGCAATTTTAA
- a CDS encoding MBL fold metallo-hydrolase, producing MQVKTFPLGPLETNCYVLSHEGKAVAVDPGGEPTAVIDFLKEEDLTLTHILVTHFHFDHLYGIKALQEATGATVISGSEDVFLLDSEVGQGGMWGFPKVPPFSFTSINEGDHTFMDLECKVLATPGHSPGSLSFYFPAAKAVFVGDVLFYRAVGRTDLPGGDFDVLKKAVTEKIFTLPPETVVYSGHGPQSSVNDEQINNPYFSDFQR from the coding sequence ATGCAAGTAAAAACATTCCCTTTAGGCCCGCTTGAGACAAATTGCTACGTTCTTTCCCACGAAGGGAAAGCTGTTGCAGTTGATCCGGGCGGAGAACCAACTGCAGTTATCGATTTTCTTAAAGAAGAAGATCTGACTCTGACTCATATTCTTGTTACCCATTTTCACTTTGACCATCTGTACGGAATCAAAGCACTGCAAGAAGCAACGGGTGCAACAGTTATCAGTGGCAGTGAAGATGTATTTCTTCTTGATTCAGAAGTCGGCCAAGGCGGTATGTGGGGCTTTCCTAAAGTTCCTCCGTTCAGCTTTACTTCCATTAATGAAGGCGACCACACATTCATGGATTTAGAATGTAAAGTGCTTGCTACTCCCGGACACTCTCCCGGAAGCCTTTCTTTTTACTTCCCTGCCGCAAAGGCAGTCTTTGTAGGTGATGTATTATTCTACCGCGCAGTTGGCCGCACAGATCTGCCGGGTGGTGATTTTGATGTTCTGAAAAAAGCTGTAACAGAAAAAATCTTCACACTCCCACCGGAAACCGTAGTATATTCAGGTCACGGACCACAATCTTCCGTTAATGACGAACAAATCAATAACCCGTATTTTTCTGATTTCCAACGCTAA
- a CDS encoding flavodoxin family protein, which translates to MNSTQSFTNALQILGCSARKNGNTDAAAKLFAQGYEAAGGHTQTQFMRDYTIRHCTACEACAVPGSTKCVQEDKDESAELYSMLLEAPAIFISSPIYFYHLPSIFKTFIDRCQCFWFRKHNRDPFVLSLPPRKAYICLVAARPVGAQLFQGSLLTLKYFLSPFNIRLAEPLLIYGKDGPTELASDPMTVEQILEYAKAACNDTVPLYSTQK; encoded by the coding sequence ATGAACTCAACGCAATCTTTCACGAATGCTCTTCAAATATTAGGTTGCAGCGCCCGTAAAAATGGTAACACTGACGCCGCCGCAAAACTGTTTGCTCAAGGGTATGAAGCCGCTGGAGGACATACCCAGACGCAGTTTATGCGCGATTACACAATACGTCACTGTACAGCATGCGAAGCATGCGCGGTTCCCGGAAGCACAAAATGTGTGCAGGAAGATAAAGACGAAAGTGCAGAACTCTATTCTATGCTTTTAGAAGCACCAGCAATATTTATCAGTTCACCGATTTATTTTTACCACCTGCCGTCCATTTTCAAAACATTTATCGACCGCTGTCAGTGCTTCTGGTTCCGAAAACACAACCGCGACCCGTTCGTCCTTTCTCTTCCCCCCAGAAAGGCATACATTTGCCTTGTTGCAGCACGTCCTGTGGGTGCCCAACTCTTTCAGGGGTCTCTACTGACACTTAAATATTTTCTGTCACCGTTCAACATCAGGCTGGCTGAGCCACTCCTTATTTATGGCAAAGACGGCCCTACTGAACTAGCCAGTGATCCAATGACTGTTGAACAAATTCTTGAATACGCTAAAGCAGCGTGCAACGACACTGTACCTCTTTATTCAACTCAAAAATAA
- a CDS encoding ComF family protein, whose product MHSVFALLKSTAAFLGLDETRCVSCFAPYSPLTDISFRSLYEEQLTTPEKTEYSERLHHQWSLSLQLCPDCLRQLAPRTQGYCPSCGMLYAKASGTPSRCSSCMITPPPWTHITLYGAYEGILRELLLKHKFHNRLDAGLTLARLLATKYYPLAITPAAVVPIPLHSSRLLHRGHNQSMLSAKLLAQKINAHLMPELLQRNRETTPQATLSKKERNRNLSGAFTATIPSALKNTHILLVDDIATTGSTLRQAAKALLSGGAGSVEVAIMARTPEPENVIR is encoded by the coding sequence ATGCATAGTGTTTTTGCTTTACTCAAGAGTACTGCCGCCTTTCTGGGATTAGATGAAACCCGTTGCGTATCTTGCTTTGCGCCATACAGCCCTCTTACGGATATTTCGTTTCGTTCTCTTTACGAAGAGCAGCTCACTACACCTGAAAAAACTGAATACAGTGAAAGGCTCCATCACCAATGGAGCCTTTCACTACAACTATGTCCGGATTGTCTGCGGCAACTGGCACCGCGTACACAAGGGTATTGCCCATCCTGCGGCATGCTGTACGCAAAAGCTTCCGGAACGCCATCGCGCTGTTCTTCCTGTATGATTACACCACCCCCATGGACACACATAACACTCTACGGAGCCTACGAAGGCATTCTGCGGGAATTGCTTCTCAAACATAAATTTCATAACAGGCTTGATGCAGGGCTTACCCTTGCCCGATTGCTTGCAACCAAATATTATCCTCTCGCAATTACACCTGCCGCAGTTGTACCGATTCCGTTACATAGCTCACGGCTACTGCATCGCGGACATAATCAGAGCATGCTGTCCGCCAAACTCCTCGCACAAAAAATTAACGCTCACCTTATGCCCGAGTTACTCCAAAGAAACCGTGAAACAACACCTCAAGCAACCCTAAGTAAAAAAGAACGCAACCGGAACCTTTCCGGCGCGTTCACTGCAACTATTCCTTCAGCACTCAAAAACACCCATATCTTACTTGTAGATGACATCGCCACAACCGGCTCAACGTTACGCCAGGCAGCTAAAGCTCTTCTTTCCGGTGGCGCAGGCTCGGTTGAAGTGGCGATTATGGCGCGAACGCCTGAACCTGAAAACGTGATCAGATAA
- a CDS encoding DUF4198 domain-containing protein — translation MRTIILTFITFMLVATPAFAHFGMIIPDANVATQKARSTNITVSFSHPFENVGMTLEKPKQFFAIANGKKIDLLSTLTETKVMNEGAWKTTFRFKRPGVYQFALEPTPYWEPEEDCFIIHYTKTYVAAFGSEEDWDAPAGLPTEIIPLTRPFGLYAGTSFTGQVLKNGKPVPNAEVEYELYNKEGFTAPTEHNVTLVTKTDSNGIFTVTCPKAGWWGFAALTTADYTLTAPSGKEKPVELGAVTWIKFDSFQK, via the coding sequence ATGCGTACTATCATTCTTACTTTTATCACCTTTATGCTTGTCGCTACACCGGCATTTGCTCACTTCGGTATGATAATTCCTGATGCGAATGTCGCAACGCAAAAAGCACGTAGTACAAACATTACAGTTTCATTCTCTCATCCATTTGAAAACGTTGGAATGACGCTTGAAAAACCGAAACAATTTTTTGCTATTGCAAACGGTAAAAAGATTGATTTGCTTTCAACGCTTACTGAAACGAAAGTTATGAATGAAGGAGCATGGAAAACCACATTCCGCTTCAAACGTCCCGGCGTATACCAGTTTGCTCTGGAACCAACTCCATACTGGGAACCGGAAGAAGACTGCTTCATCATCCACTACACAAAAACCTATGTTGCTGCCTTCGGCTCAGAAGAAGACTGGGATGCACCAGCAGGACTGCCTACAGAAATTATCCCTCTGACCCGTCCATTTGGATTATATGCAGGTACTAGTTTTACCGGTCAGGTTTTAAAAAACGGCAAGCCAGTACCAAATGCTGAAGTTGAATACGAACTTTACAATAAAGAAGGCTTCACCGCACCGACAGAACATAACGTAACTCTGGTTACGAAAACAGACAGCAACGGTATATTTACAGTAACTTGCCCTAAAGCCGGCTGGTGGGGATTTGCAGCGCTTACTACCGCTGACTACACACTTACCGCACCTTCAGGAAAAGAAAAGCCCGTTGAATTAGGCGCAGTTACATGGATTAAGTTTGATAGTTTCCAGAAGTAG
- a CDS encoding Tim44 domain-containing protein translates to MKMTRPIALLLIPVLAAVFIIGMADFADARRFGGGRSFGSKPMFSKSFSKPVPSTPFSQKKSAMTNTAQPRRGLFGGRGGMFGGLLAGTLLGSLLFGGGFGGIGFFDIILLVLAFFFLRNMFRSRRMQSQQTAYQGEGHANYNQQQAYTSPQDDYSNMQRQAQDAWSNLRSTPAGGSHAQDVQPEVATPAGFDTDDFLKGAKIVFNRLQQSWDSRDLDDIKQFTTSEVFESIKQQMKEDPEPSRTEILMSNARLLEVKEDTEGILATVYFDVLMREDQSAQHPEQVREVWHFLKAHKDDSMWLLDGIQQLEN, encoded by the coding sequence ATGAAAATGACTCGACCTATTGCCTTACTTCTTATCCCAGTCTTAGCTGCCGTATTTATTATCGGTATGGCAGACTTTGCAGACGCCAGACGTTTTGGCGGGGGTAGGTCTTTTGGCAGTAAGCCAATGTTTAGCAAAAGTTTTTCCAAGCCCGTACCCAGCACTCCGTTTAGCCAAAAAAAATCCGCTATGACCAACACCGCACAACCTCGTAGAGGCCTCTTCGGCGGCAGGGGTGGCATGTTCGGCGGTCTTCTCGCCGGCACATTGCTTGGCTCTTTACTCTTCGGTGGCGGTTTTGGAGGCATAGGGTTTTTTGATATTATCTTACTGGTATTAGCGTTTTTCTTTCTCCGTAACATGTTCCGGTCTCGAAGAATGCAATCGCAGCAAACGGCCTATCAAGGCGAAGGCCATGCGAATTACAATCAACAGCAAGCGTATACATCACCTCAGGACGACTATTCAAACATGCAGCGGCAAGCTCAGGATGCATGGTCAAACCTGCGTAGCACTCCTGCGGGGGGAAGCCATGCACAAGACGTACAGCCTGAGGTGGCAACACCTGCAGGATTTGATACTGACGATTTCCTGAAAGGTGCAAAAATAGTGTTCAACCGCCTGCAACAAAGCTGGGACAGCCGGGACCTTGACGACATTAAGCAGTTTACGACTTCAGAAGTATTTGAGTCCATTAAACAGCAGATGAAAGAAGATCCTGAACCCTCACGCACTGAAATACTTATGTCTAACGCACGATTGCTTGAAGTTAAAGAAGACACAGAAGGCATTCTTGCCACTGTATACTTTGATGTGCTTATGCGAGAAGATCAATCAGCACAGCACCCCGAGCAAGTACGTGAAGTGTGGCATTTCTTAAAAGCCCACAAAGACGACTCCATGTGGCTTCTCGACGGTATCCAGCAATTGGAAAACTAA